Below is a window of Pseudomonas eucalypticola DNA.
GAGCGTCTGATGGCCCTGGACGACGAACGGTTCTGCGCGGCCCTGGAGCGTGCTTTCGAAGGACGCCTGGGTACGGTCGAACATGCCGACAAGCGCCTGTGCGTGCCCTTGCGCCAGCGCCACGCCAAGCGCTACGTCGCCCCTGGCCTGGCGTTGATCGGCGACGCCGCCCACACCATCCACCCGCTGGCCGGCCAAGGGGTGAACCTGGGCTTCCTGGATGCAGCGGTATTGGCCGAAGAGCTGCTGCATGCCCAGGGCCGTGGCGAACGCCTGGCCGATGTGCGCGTACTCAGCCGCTATGAGCGTCGGCGCATGCCCCACAACCTGGCGTTGATGGCTGCCATGGAAGGGTTCGAGCGCCTGTTCCAGGCCGACCCGCTCCCCCTGCGCTGGCTGCGCAACAGCGGCCTGAAGTGGGTGGAGCAGATGCCCGACGCCAAGGCCGCGTTCGTGCGCCAGGCGCTGGGCCTGAGCGGCGACCTGCCCGAGCTTGCCCGCGCCCATAGGCAATAGCGGCCATCAAGGTAGCAGGAACCGGCTGGGAAATATCTGGTAACTGCTTGCTTTCGACATCGATTGAGATGGCAAATCGGTTTCTCTACCATTTGCCCCTCATTCGATCTCGGGGCTCTTTTCCATGCTGGCCAGCAAGCGCATTCTCACTGCATTGGCATTGACCCTGTTCACCAACGAGGCTCGCGCTGTCGATGAAGTGGTGGTGTATTCCTCGCGCATCGACGAGCTGATAAAGCCCGTGTTCGACGCCTACACCGCGAAAACCGGCGTGCCGATCAAGTTCATCACCGACAAGGAAGCGCCGCTGATGCAGCGCATCAAGGCCGAGGGCGAACACGCCACCGCCGACCTGCTGCTGACCGTGGACGCTGGCAACCTGTGGCAAGCCGAGCAGATGGGTATCCTGCAACCCATCGAGTCCAGTGTCATCGACGCCAATATCCCCGCGCAATACCGCGCCGCCAGCCACGACTGGACTGGCCTCAGCCTGCGCGCGCGGACCATCGCCTATTCCACTGCCCGGGTAAAACCCCAGGAGCTGTCTACTTACGAGGCCTTGGCCGACAAACAGTGGGAAGGGCGCCTGTGCCTGCGCACGGCGAAGAAGGTCTACAACCAGTCGCTGACCGCCACCCTGATCGAAACCCACGGCGCGGCGCAGACCGAAACCATCCTCAAGGGCTGGGTCGACAACCTGTCCACCGATGTGTTCTCCGATGACATCGCCGTGTTGCAAGCCATCAAGGCTGGCCAATGCGACGTGGGTATCGTCAACACTTACTACTACGGACGCCTGCACCGCCAGGACCCGCAACTGCCGATCAAGCTGTTCTGGCCTAACCAGGGCGACCGTGGGGTGCACGTCAACCTCTCGGGCATCGGCCTGACCCGCCATGCGCCGCACCCGGAAGCGGCCAAGGCCTTGGTGGAATGGATGACCGGTGCCGAAGCGCAGAAAATCTTTGCCGATACCAACCAGGAATTTGCGGCCAACCCGCAGGTGCAGCCTTCGGCCGAAGTCGCCAGCTGGGGTAGCTTCAAAGCCGATACCTTACCGGTAGAAGTGGCGGGCAAGCGCCAAGCCGAGGCTATTCGGCTGATGGACCGCGCTGGCTGGAACTGATTGCCAGCCATGAGGCATGCCGTGCAGCGCCGTTGGTACCCCCCCGTGCTGGCCATGGCAGCGCTGGTGCTATTGCCCCTGAGCGTCCTGCTGCTGTCCTGGCAGCATATCGATGGGGCGATCTGGGAACATTTGTGGGCCACACAACTGCCGCGTTTGCTGGGTAACACCCTGACGCTGCTGGGAGGCGTCGGCTTTGGTGTCACCGTGTTGGGGGTAAGCCTGGCCTGGCTCACCAGCCTTTGCCAGTTTCCTGGCCGGCGCTGGCTGGATTGGGCATTGATGCTGCCCTTTGCGATCCCCGCCTACGTGCTGGCCTTCGTTTTCGTCGGCCTGCTGGATTTCGCCGGGCCGCTGCAGACCCTCCTGCGCGAAGGGTTCGGCAGTGGCGTGCGCCTGCCCCGTGTGCGTTCCACCGGCGGCGTCATCATCGTGCTGGTGCTGGTGTTCTACCCCTATGTCTACCTGCTTGCCCGCACTGCGTTTCTGGCGCAGGGGCGCGGTCTGATGGAGGCAGCACGCGTGCTGGGCCATTCGCCCTGGCAGGCGTTCTGGCGGGTGGCGCTGCCCATGGCCAGGCCCGCCATCGGTGCCGGTGTGGCGTTGGCCATGATGGAAACCCTGGCGGATTTCGGTGCCGTGGCGGTGTTCAACTTCGACACCTTCACCACGGCCATCTACAAGACCTGGTACGGCTTCTTCAGCCTGGCCAGCGCCGCGCAACTGGCCAGCCTGTTACTGGTGGCCGTGGTGCTGGTGCTGTACGGCGAGCGCCGTGCCCGTGGGGCCGCCCACGTGGGCAGCGAGCGCGCTCGCGGACAACTGCGTTACCCACTGCGGGGCTGGAAGGCATTCGCCGCGAGCTTCTGGTGTGGTTTGGTGCTGGCCTGTGCGTTCGTGGTGCCCGTGCTGCAATTGCTGGTGTGGTGCTGGCAGCGCGGCCGCTTCGACCTGGACGAGCGTTACCTGGGCCTGATTCTGCACACGCTTTATCTCGGCGCCTTGGCCGCCCTGCTGACCGTGGCCCTGGCCCTGGTGCTGGCCTTTGCCAGGCGGCTGGCACCGACACCGGTCATCGGCGCCGGCGTGGGGTTGGCGAACCTGGGGTATGCCTTGCCAGG
It encodes the following:
- a CDS encoding extracellular solute-binding protein, which codes for MLASKRILTALALTLFTNEARAVDEVVVYSSRIDELIKPVFDAYTAKTGVPIKFITDKEAPLMQRIKAEGEHATADLLLTVDAGNLWQAEQMGILQPIESSVIDANIPAQYRAASHDWTGLSLRARTIAYSTARVKPQELSTYEALADKQWEGRLCLRTAKKVYNQSLTATLIETHGAAQTETILKGWVDNLSTDVFSDDIAVLQAIKAGQCDVGIVNTYYYGRLHRQDPQLPIKLFWPNQGDRGVHVNLSGIGLTRHAPHPEAAKALVEWMTGAEAQKIFADTNQEFAANPQVQPSAEVASWGSFKADTLPVEVAGKRQAEAIRLMDRAGWN
- a CDS encoding ABC transporter permease, translating into MRHAVQRRWYPPVLAMAALVLLPLSVLLLSWQHIDGAIWEHLWATQLPRLLGNTLTLLGGVGFGVTVLGVSLAWLTSLCQFPGRRWLDWALMLPFAIPAYVLAFVFVGLLDFAGPLQTLLREGFGSGVRLPRVRSTGGVIIVLVLVFYPYVYLLARTAFLAQGRGLMEAARVLGHSPWQAFWRVALPMARPAIGAGVALAMMETLADFGAVAVFNFDTFTTAIYKTWYGFFSLASAAQLASLLLVAVVLVLYGERRARGAAHVGSERARGQLRYPLRGWKAFAASFWCGLVLACAFVVPVLQLLVWCWQRGRFDLDERYLGLILHTLYLGALAALLTVALALVLAFARRLAPTPVIGAGVGLANLGYALPGSVLAVSIMLAFSYLDRTLVVPLAGRPLLLGSLAALLLAYLVRFMAVAYGPLESSLAKIRPSLPEASRSLGVAGPRLFWRVYLPLLVPGVLSAALLVFVDVLKEMPATLLMRPFGWDTLAVRVFEMTSEGEWARASLPALTLVLVGLLPVIGLIRRSARRIGQSQ